In a genomic window of Streptomyces sp. BHT-5-2:
- a CDS encoding ABC transporter ATP-binding protein, which yields MSLELTDVTLTYPDGDTRLTALDAVSLTVPAGSLTAVVGPSGSGKSSLLAVAATLIRPDRGRVVVAGRDTAGLSRAELTALRRTTIGTVFQQPNLLPALTAAEQLQVMAHLDGRPPRTARARARELLAAVGLAEQADRRPHQLSGGQRQRVNIARALMNEPAVLLVDEPTSALDQERGAAVLALLTSLTHERGTATVLVTHDRSHLDAVDAVAEVMDGRLTSGAGAGV from the coding sequence ATGAGCCTCGAACTGACCGATGTCACCCTCACCTACCCCGACGGCGACACCCGGCTGACCGCGCTGGACGCGGTCTCGCTGACCGTGCCGGCGGGCAGCCTGACGGCGGTCGTCGGACCGTCCGGGTCCGGCAAGTCCAGCCTGCTGGCGGTCGCCGCGACGCTGATCCGGCCGGACCGGGGCCGGGTGGTGGTCGCCGGCCGGGACACCGCGGGCCTGAGCCGCGCCGAGCTGACGGCGCTGCGCCGGACCACCATCGGGACGGTCTTCCAGCAGCCGAACCTGCTGCCGGCGCTGACGGCGGCCGAGCAGCTCCAGGTGATGGCCCATCTGGACGGCCGCCCGCCCCGTACGGCGCGGGCCCGGGCGCGGGAGCTGCTGGCGGCGGTGGGCCTGGCGGAGCAGGCGGACCGGCGGCCGCACCAGCTCTCGGGCGGCCAGCGGCAGCGGGTCAACATCGCCCGGGCGCTGATGAACGAGCCCGCGGTGCTGCTGGTCGACGAGCCGACCAGCGCGCTGGACCAGGAGCGGGGCGCCGCGGTCCTCGCCCTGCTGACCTCGCTCACCCACGAGCGCGGCACCGCGACGGTGCTGGTCACCCACGACCGCTCCCACCTGGACGCGGTGGACGCGGTGGCGGAGGTCATGGACGGCCGGCTGACCTCGGGGGCGGGTGCCGGCGTGTGA
- a CDS encoding ABC transporter, whose protein sequence is MTASLTALVRYQAALLAGSYRWLPPLLVHAAFLAVGVQTGGPILDAYGYAAGGLLPVTVWLARICVTNEPPAARSCTAAAAGPGRAHLAALLTAAGAGLLLALAGTAFVALLSDPHSTDHRVEVPVLPATAAGLLTQLVCLLLGVAIGALCSWPVLRRPGWGVPAGLVAALLVLVVGASPANAALTGMITGSEHGTVTVPWLPFAAAGLLASGATALACALTGRRG, encoded by the coding sequence ATGACCGCCTCCCTGACCGCCCTGGTCCGCTACCAGGCGGCGCTGCTCGCCGGTTCGTACCGCTGGCTGCCGCCGCTCCTCGTCCACGCGGCGTTCCTCGCCGTCGGCGTCCAGACGGGCGGCCCGATCCTGGACGCGTACGGCTACGCCGCCGGTGGGCTGCTGCCGGTCACCGTCTGGCTGGCCCGGATCTGCGTCACCAACGAGCCGCCCGCCGCCCGCAGTTGCACCGCGGCCGCCGCCGGACCCGGCCGGGCGCACCTCGCCGCGCTGCTGACCGCGGCCGGTGCCGGGCTGCTGCTCGCCCTGGCCGGGACCGCCTTCGTCGCGCTGCTCTCCGACCCGCACTCGACCGACCACCGGGTCGAGGTCCCGGTGCTGCCCGCGACCGCCGCCGGGCTGCTGACCCAGCTGGTCTGCCTGCTGCTGGGCGTCGCGATCGGCGCACTGTGCTCCTGGCCGGTGCTGCGCCGCCCCGGTTGGGGCGTACCGGCCGGGCTGGTCGCCGCGCTGCTGGTCCTCGTCGTGGGGGCGTCGCCCGCCAACGCCGCACTGACCGGCATGATCACCGGCTCCGAGCACGGCACCGTCACCGTGCCCTGGCTGCCGTTCGCCGCCGCGGGGCTGCTGGCCTCCGGGGCGACGGCCCTGGCCTGCGCGCTCACCGGGCGCCGGGGCTGA
- the zapE gene encoding cell division protein ZapE, translating to MSPSQPSSSSAPSPIAGPPADGDGTMAPTALTSRAPHVPAERLVAEMVPPPRFQGARFDTYLPDPNQPSQAEAVQVLRTFAAGIDGGADAAGGKRRWFSRGPKKAAAPKGPRGVYLDGGYGVGKTHLLASLWHATPAVPELKAFGTFVELTNLVGALGFQQTVRTLSGHRLLCIDEFELDDPGDTVLVSTLLGKLVEAGVALAATSNTLPGKLGEGRFAAADFLREIQGLSAHFRPLRIDGEDYRHRGLPEAPAPYDEETVTRAAHRTPGASLDDFPSLLGHLSTVHPSRYGAMCDGISAVCLTDVQAVPDQSTALRLVVLADRLYDREVPVLASGKPFDELFSDEMLRGGYRKKYFRAISRLTALARDAKTLVV from the coding sequence GTGTCACCTTCCCAGCCCTCGTCCTCCTCCGCGCCCTCCCCGATAGCCGGGCCCCCGGCCGACGGGGACGGCACCATGGCGCCCACCGCGCTCACCTCCCGCGCACCGCACGTCCCGGCCGAGCGACTGGTCGCCGAGATGGTGCCGCCGCCGCGCTTCCAGGGCGCCCGCTTCGACACCTATCTCCCGGACCCGAACCAGCCCAGCCAGGCCGAGGCGGTGCAGGTCCTGCGGACGTTCGCCGCGGGCATCGACGGCGGGGCCGACGCGGCCGGCGGGAAGCGCCGCTGGTTCTCCCGGGGACCGAAGAAGGCCGCCGCGCCCAAGGGGCCGCGCGGGGTCTATCTGGACGGCGGCTACGGCGTCGGCAAGACCCACCTGCTGGCCTCCCTCTGGCACGCCACCCCGGCCGTGCCCGAGCTCAAGGCGTTCGGCACCTTCGTCGAGCTGACCAACCTGGTCGGCGCGCTCGGCTTCCAGCAGACCGTGCGCACGCTCAGCGGCCACCGGCTGCTGTGCATCGACGAGTTCGAGCTGGACGACCCCGGCGACACGGTGCTGGTCTCCACCCTGCTGGGCAAGCTGGTGGAGGCGGGCGTCGCGCTGGCCGCCACCTCCAACACGCTGCCCGGCAAGCTCGGCGAGGGCCGGTTCGCGGCCGCCGACTTCCTGCGCGAGATCCAGGGCCTGAGCGCCCACTTCCGCCCCCTGCGGATCGACGGCGAGGACTACCGCCACCGCGGCCTGCCCGAGGCGCCCGCCCCCTACGACGAGGAGACCGTGACCCGCGCGGCACACCGCACGCCCGGTGCCTCGCTCGACGACTTCCCGTCCCTGCTGGGGCACCTGTCGACCGTGCACCCCAGCCGGTACGGCGCGATGTGCGACGGCATCTCGGCGGTCTGCCTCACCGACGTCCAGGCGGTGCCGGACCAGTCCACCGCGCTGCGCCTGGTGGTGCTCGCCGACCGGCTCTACGACCGCGAGGTGCCGGTACTGGCCTCCGGCAAGCCCTTCGACGAGCTGTTCAGCGACGAGATGCTGCGCGGCGGCTACCGGAAGAAGTACTTCCGGGCGATCTCCCGGCTCACCGCGCTGGCCCGGGACGCCAAGACCCTGGTGGTCTAG
- a CDS encoding TIGR04222 domain-containing membrane protein: MWLLFLLLAWAAAIASCVRVCRAAVVAGHALHRAQGTPPDAGPAPDAAPAGLTLYETAYLSGGPHRLADVVLVLMAQQRRLHLAHTGWATVVDPVGQDPVERAALTAIGPEGQQRIPAVRQALSGADAVHGLADRLVRAGLAAPGTVRTGVGSAVRQLRAAALVVPLAAGATYWAAPPGEVDGLVLAWFALPLILTLGTWIVARAEAHPYTGWATDAGEARLRQEQHGARERRPGPAASPAGLTGLALFGPAVLTDPGLREALHSSGA, from the coding sequence ATGTGGCTCCTTTTCCTCCTGCTCGCCTGGGCCGCGGCGATCGCCTCCTGCGTCCGGGTCTGCCGCGCGGCGGTCGTCGCCGGGCACGCCCTGCACCGCGCCCAGGGCACCCCGCCGGACGCCGGCCCGGCCCCCGACGCCGCCCCCGCCGGGCTGACCCTGTACGAGACGGCGTACCTCTCCGGCGGCCCGCACCGGCTCGCCGACGTGGTGCTCGTCCTGATGGCCCAGCAGCGGCGGCTGCACCTGGCCCACACCGGCTGGGCCACGGTCGTCGACCCGGTCGGCCAGGACCCCGTCGAGCGCGCCGCGCTCACCGCCATCGGCCCGGAGGGACAGCAGCGCATACCGGCCGTACGGCAGGCCCTGTCCGGTGCCGACGCGGTCCACGGGCTGGCCGACCGGCTGGTGCGCGCCGGTCTCGCGGCGCCCGGCACGGTCCGTACGGGGGTCGGCTCGGCCGTCCGCCAGTTGCGGGCCGCCGCCCTCGTGGTGCCGCTGGCCGCCGGCGCGACGTACTGGGCGGCGCCGCCCGGCGAGGTGGACGGGCTGGTGCTGGCGTGGTTCGCGCTGCCGCTGATCCTCACCCTCGGCACCTGGATCGTCGCCCGCGCCGAGGCCCACCCGTACACCGGCTGGGCCACCGACGCCGGCGAGGCGCGACTGCGCCAGGAGCAGCACGGCGCACGGGAGAGGCGGCCGGGCCCGGCCGCGTCCCCGGCCGGGCTGACGGGGCTGGCGCTGTTCGGGCCCGCCGTGCTCACCGATCCCGGTTTGCGCGAGGCGCTCCACTCTTCCGGGGCATAG
- a CDS encoding alpha/beta hydrolase, which produces MRALALYGALGSLVLTGLATAPAGGAVRDPSAPPAPVHPLTFGRCAAVEHLPPSIECGTLTVPLDYARPNGKKIRLTVSRSRATAPGERQGALVFNPGGPGASSLQFPLYGGLPTWRRTARAYDFVGYAPRGVGHSAPLSCVNPKEFVKAPTDSPRYPSESFKRKKVAEAKAYAHGCAQRAGADLPFYNSVNNARDLDMLRAALGEKKLTFMGASYGTYFGAVYATLFPGHVRRMVFDSVVNPAPQQIWYRNNLDQSVAFQRRWHDWLNWVAKHDATYHLGASKEAVQRAYDTAVTRLRREPANGRVGPGQLQAAFLKTGYNDAFWPLRADALSKYLHGDAQQLLAQALPSPDAVGEENANAVYTAVECNDAAWPRDWRVWDRDNTSLARTAPFETWDNVWMNLPCAFWPNHRQSAAAGVEEAIRTTAHRAAKGAPATGALADASRHAAATALDSALGPRGPLDVRTEPGALPPVLLLAAERDAATPYPGALELQRRLPGSSLVTERAAGTHGIALGDNACVNAHVEAYLLRGKVPGHRSYCGPRAEPVPGQPIQRGRQALVQQQVKVKGP; this is translated from the coding sequence GTGAGAGCACTTGCGTTGTACGGCGCCCTCGGGTCGCTGGTCCTGACCGGCCTCGCCACCGCACCGGCCGGCGGCGCCGTCCGGGACCCGTCGGCGCCGCCCGCCCCCGTCCACCCCCTCACTTTCGGCCGGTGCGCGGCCGTGGAACACCTCCCGCCGTCGATCGAGTGCGGCACCCTCACCGTGCCGCTCGACTACGCGCGCCCCAACGGCAAGAAGATCAGGCTGACGGTCAGCCGGTCCCGGGCCACCGCGCCCGGCGAGCGCCAGGGCGCCCTGGTCTTCAACCCCGGCGGCCCCGGCGCCTCCAGCCTGCAGTTCCCGCTCTACGGCGGGCTGCCCACCTGGCGCCGGACCGCCCGCGCCTACGACTTCGTCGGCTACGCGCCGCGCGGGGTGGGGCACAGCGCGCCGCTGTCCTGCGTGAACCCCAAGGAGTTCGTCAAGGCCCCCACGGACAGCCCGCGCTACCCCAGCGAGTCCTTCAAGCGGAAGAAGGTCGCGGAGGCCAAGGCGTACGCCCACGGCTGCGCCCAACGGGCCGGCGCCGACCTGCCGTTCTACAACTCGGTCAACAACGCCCGGGACCTGGACATGCTGCGGGCGGCGCTCGGCGAGAAGAAGCTGACGTTCATGGGCGCGTCCTACGGGACGTACTTCGGCGCGGTCTACGCGACGCTGTTCCCCGGCCACGTCCGCCGGATGGTCTTCGACAGCGTGGTCAACCCCGCCCCCCAGCAGATCTGGTACCGCAACAACCTCGACCAGAGCGTCGCCTTCCAACGCCGCTGGCACGACTGGCTGAACTGGGTCGCCAAGCACGACGCCACCTACCACCTGGGGGCCAGCAAGGAGGCCGTGCAGCGCGCGTACGACACCGCCGTCACCCGGCTGCGGCGGGAACCGGCCAACGGCCGGGTCGGCCCCGGCCAGCTGCAGGCGGCGTTCCTCAAGACCGGCTACAACGACGCGTTCTGGCCGCTGCGCGCCGACGCGCTGTCGAAGTACCTGCACGGCGACGCCCAGCAGCTGCTCGCCCAGGCGCTGCCCTCCCCCGACGCCGTGGGCGAGGAGAACGCCAACGCCGTCTACACCGCCGTCGAGTGCAACGACGCGGCCTGGCCGCGCGACTGGCGCGTCTGGGACCGGGACAACACCTCCCTCGCCCGCACCGCGCCGTTCGAGACCTGGGACAACGTCTGGATGAACCTGCCGTGTGCGTTCTGGCCGAACCACCGGCAGTCGGCGGCGGCCGGCGTCGAGGAGGCGATCCGCACCACCGCCCACCGGGCCGCCAAGGGCGCACCGGCCACCGGCGCGCTGGCCGACGCCTCCCGGCACGCCGCCGCCACCGCCCTGGACTCCGCGCTGGGTCCGCGCGGCCCGCTGGACGTCCGCACCGAGCCCGGCGCGCTGCCGCCGGTGCTGCTGCTGGCCGCCGAGCGGGACGCGGCCACGCCGTACCCGGGCGCGCTGGAGCTGCAACGGCGGCTGCCCGGTTCGTCGCTGGTCACCGAGCGGGCGGCGGGCACCCACGGCATCGCGCTGGGCGACAACGCCTGTGTCAACGCCCATGTGGAGGCGTATCTGCTGCGCGGGAAGGTGCCCGGGCACCGGTCGTACTGCGGCCCGCGCGCCGAGCCGGTGCCGGGGCAGCCGATCCAGCGGGGCCGGCAGGCGCTGGTGCAGCAGCAGGTGAAGGTGAAGGGGCCGTAG
- the hemG gene encoding protoporphyrinogen oxidase, translated as MSTAHRGTGGAPGHVVVVGGGIAGLAAAHRLLAGGARVTLLEASGRLGGKLLAGDVAGVPVDLGAESMLARRPEAVELARAVGLADRLQPPGTATASLWTRGALRPMPKGHMMGVPGDLGPLAASGVLSPEGLARLEQDRTLPTTEAGTDVGVGEYVAARLGREVVDRLVEPLLGGVYAGDAYRISMRAAVPQLFDAARRGGSLIEGVRAAQERAAAAVPEGPAATGPASVFMGIAGGIGALPGAVADAVRRSGGEILLRTPVDALHWTGADGWHIRAGDHALTADAVVLAAPAAAAARLLRPGSPAAAGELAAVEYASMALVTMAFRRADLVTVPSGSGFLVPPVDGHRIKASTFASHKWNWIAEADPDLFVLRTSLGRYGDEADLARDDAELVGLSLADLGEAVGLAARPVATTVTRWDGGLPQYTVGHVDRVARVRAAVAGLPGPLRVCGALYDGVGIPACIGSAGRAADEILGTLAAGAVAGE; from the coding sequence ATGAGCACAGCGCACAGGGGTACGGGCGGGGCGCCCGGTCATGTCGTGGTCGTCGGCGGCGGGATCGCGGGGCTGGCCGCCGCGCACCGGCTGCTGGCGGGCGGGGCCCGGGTGACCCTGCTGGAGGCGTCGGGGCGGCTCGGCGGCAAGCTGCTGGCCGGCGACGTCGCGGGCGTGCCGGTCGATCTCGGTGCCGAGTCGATGCTGGCCCGGCGGCCGGAGGCGGTGGAGCTGGCGCGGGCCGTGGGCCTGGCCGACCGGCTCCAGCCGCCCGGCACCGCCACCGCCTCGCTGTGGACCCGAGGTGCGCTCCGCCCGATGCCCAAGGGGCACATGATGGGCGTCCCCGGCGACCTGGGGCCGCTGGCCGCCTCCGGGGTGCTCTCCCCGGAGGGCCTGGCGCGCCTCGAACAGGACCGGACGCTGCCGACGACCGAGGCCGGCACCGACGTCGGGGTCGGCGAGTACGTCGCGGCCCGGCTCGGCCGGGAGGTCGTCGACCGGCTCGTCGAGCCGCTGCTCGGCGGGGTCTACGCCGGCGACGCCTACCGCATCTCGATGCGCGCCGCCGTGCCGCAGCTCTTCGACGCGGCCCGCCGCGGCGGTTCGCTGATCGAGGGTGTCCGGGCCGCCCAGGAGCGCGCCGCGGCCGCCGTGCCCGAGGGCCCGGCCGCGACCGGCCCGGCATCGGTCTTCATGGGCATCGCCGGCGGCATCGGCGCCCTGCCCGGCGCGGTCGCGGACGCGGTGCGCCGCTCCGGCGGCGAGATCCTGCTGCGCACACCGGTCGACGCCCTGCACTGGACCGGCGCGGACGGCTGGCACATCCGGGCCGGCGACCACGCGCTCACCGCCGACGCGGTGGTCCTGGCCGCCCCCGCGGCCGCCGCCGCACGACTGCTCCGCCCCGGTTCCCCGGCGGCCGCCGGCGAACTGGCCGCCGTCGAGTACGCCTCGATGGCGCTGGTCACCATGGCCTTCCGGCGAGCCGACCTGGTCACCGTGCCGAGCGGCAGCGGCTTCCTCGTCCCGCCGGTCGACGGCCACCGGATCAAGGCGTCCACCTTCGCCAGCCACAAGTGGAACTGGATCGCCGAGGCCGACCCGGACCTCTTCGTGCTGCGCACCTCCCTGGGCCGCTACGGCGACGAGGCGGACCTGGCCCGCGACGACGCCGAACTGGTCGGGCTCTCCCTGGCCGACCTCGGCGAGGCGGTCGGCCTGGCCGCCCGGCCGGTGGCCACCACCGTCACCCGCTGGGACGGCGGGCTGCCGCAGTACACCGTCGGCCATGTGGACCGGGTGGCCCGTGTCCGGGCCGCGGTCGCCGGCCTGCCGGGCCCGCTGCGGGTCTGCGGCGCGCTCTACGACGGCGTCGGCATCCCGGCGTGCATCGGCTCCGCCGGCCGGGCCGCCGACGAGATCCTCGGGACCCTGGCGGCGGGCGCCGTCGCCGGCGAGTGA
- a CDS encoding indole-3-glycerol phosphate synthase: MFTSVLMIEKPLTPADVEFVTTLHGDDPVSFVVLMQPRGKQDVLLRAIDDVALGEFEDAVREGEEPGGTNAVLPAEQGLSHTLQALRAAGAEAVGQVVEDHPLDLLKSVVDETGADEVIVLTTPHFVEEFFHRDWASRARHKVGVPVLKLFSHAADDQPQQSGSA; encoded by the coding sequence GTGTTCACGAGCGTATTGATGATCGAGAAGCCTCTGACGCCCGCCGACGTGGAGTTCGTCACCACCCTGCACGGGGACGATCCGGTGTCCTTCGTGGTCCTCATGCAGCCGCGCGGCAAACAGGACGTCCTGCTGCGGGCCATCGACGACGTCGCGCTCGGGGAGTTCGAGGACGCCGTGCGGGAGGGCGAGGAGCCGGGCGGGACGAACGCCGTGCTCCCCGCCGAGCAGGGGCTCTCGCACACCCTGCAGGCCCTGCGGGCCGCCGGCGCCGAGGCGGTCGGGCAGGTGGTCGAGGACCATCCGCTGGACCTGCTGAAGTCGGTCGTGGACGAGACTGGCGCGGACGAGGTGATCGTGCTGACCACCCCGCACTTCGTCGAGGAGTTCTTCCACCGCGACTGGGCCTCCCGGGCCCGCCACAAGGTCGGCGTCCCGGTCCTCAAGCTGTTCTCGCACGCCGCCGACGACCAGCCGCAGCAGTCCGGCAGCGCCTGA
- a CDS encoding peptidyl-tRNA hydrolase, translating into MTSTETAGPAGEHSRPTRTDDRERPPAAREETAEQAAEQAEPAPEYVLPLVVRLERDAPPARTDALETAARAVLVLLSDERAVGAGEWAPVVHAWQDSRIRKVVRRARGAEWRRAAALPGITVTGREAEVRVFPPVPLDGWPKDLARLQVSGTELDDPGAPAEPADDVPVLWLSPALEMSAGKAMAQAGHGAQLAWWGLAAAERESWRAAGFPLAVRTAKPAAWAALTTGGLPVVRDAGFTEIPSGSCTVVADHPALRGSTLPSAG; encoded by the coding sequence GTGACCAGTACCGAGACCGCCGGCCCGGCCGGCGAGCACAGCCGCCCCACCCGGACCGACGACCGCGAGCGCCCGCCCGCCGCCCGCGAGGAGACCGCGGAGCAGGCCGCGGAGCAGGCGGAGCCGGCACCGGAGTACGTACTGCCGCTGGTGGTGCGCCTGGAGCGGGACGCCCCGCCGGCGCGCACCGACGCGCTGGAGACGGCGGCGCGGGCGGTGCTGGTGCTGCTCTCCGACGAGCGGGCGGTCGGCGCGGGCGAGTGGGCCCCGGTGGTGCACGCCTGGCAGGACTCCCGGATACGCAAGGTGGTGCGGCGGGCGCGCGGCGCGGAGTGGCGGCGGGCCGCGGCGCTCCCCGGCATCACGGTCACCGGCCGCGAGGCCGAGGTCCGGGTCTTCCCGCCGGTGCCGCTGGACGGCTGGCCGAAGGACCTGGCGCGGCTCCAGGTCTCCGGCACCGAGCTGGACGATCCCGGCGCCCCCGCGGAGCCGGCGGACGACGTGCCGGTGCTGTGGCTCAGCCCGGCGCTGGAGATGTCGGCGGGCAAGGCGATGGCGCAGGCCGGGCACGGCGCGCAGCTGGCGTGGTGGGGGCTGGCCGCGGCGGAGCGGGAGTCCTGGCGCGCGGCGGGCTTCCCGCTGGCGGTGCGGACGGCGAAGCCGGCGGCGTGGGCGGCGCTGACCACCGGCGGGCTTCCCGTGGTGCGCGATGCCGGCTTCACGGAGATCCCCAGCGGTTCGTGCACGGTGGTCGCCGACCATCCGGCGCTGCGCGGCTCCACGCTGCCCTCGGCCGGCTGA
- a CDS encoding dihydrofolate reductase family protein, with protein MRRLFPLPAPTTPSPETVPDAGSGGATDREWTLDELAAAYAYPAADDPARAGRPGWLRANMVSSLDGAAHHEGRSQPLSGDADMRIFGVLRALADAVVVGAETVRREGYRPARARAAFAERRAAAGQAPAPAIAVVTAGLDLDFSLPLFTEPLVPTVVLTGTGAPEERVAAARAAGVEVLFAGEGLGVDPARVPGALAGRGHTRLLSEGGPRLLGQFAAAGVLDEMCLSLAPVVAVGGAQRIMEGPEVAVPERFALVSVLEDAGFLFTRYRRF; from the coding sequence ATGCGACGCCTGTTCCCCCTTCCCGCCCCGACCACCCCGTCCCCGGAAACCGTCCCGGATGCCGGTTCCGGCGGCGCCACCGACCGCGAGTGGACGCTGGACGAGCTGGCCGCGGCCTACGCCTACCCGGCGGCGGACGACCCGGCGCGCGCCGGCCGGCCCGGCTGGCTGCGCGCCAACATGGTGTCCTCCCTGGACGGCGCGGCGCACCACGAGGGCCGTTCGCAGCCGCTCTCCGGGGACGCCGACATGCGGATCTTCGGGGTGCTGCGGGCGCTCGCGGACGCGGTCGTGGTGGGCGCGGAGACGGTCCGGCGGGAGGGCTACCGGCCGGCCCGCGCACGGGCCGCGTTCGCCGAGCGGCGGGCCGCCGCCGGACAGGCCCCGGCCCCCGCCATCGCCGTGGTCACCGCGGGCCTGGACCTGGACTTCTCCCTGCCGCTGTTCACCGAGCCGCTGGTGCCCACCGTGGTGCTGACCGGCACCGGCGCCCCCGAGGAACGGGTGGCCGCGGCCCGCGCGGCCGGCGTCGAGGTGCTCTTCGCCGGCGAGGGGCTCGGCGTCGACCCGGCGCGCGTCCCGGGGGCGCTGGCCGGGCGGGGCCACACCCGGTTGCTCTCCGAGGGCGGGCCGCGCCTGCTGGGGCAGTTCGCGGCGGCCGGGGTACTGGACGAGATGTGCCTCTCGCTCGCCCCTGTGGTGGCGGTGGGCGGCGCGCAGCGGATCATGGAGGGGCCCGAGGTGGCCGTTCCGGAGCGGTTCGCGCTGGTGTCCGTACTGGAGGACGCCGGGTTTCTGTTCACCCGTTACCGCCGGTTCTGA
- the hemQ gene encoding hydrogen peroxide-dependent heme synthase has translation MDDMTDASTPDSAKIPNAGKKAKDLNEVIRYTLWSVFRLRDVLPEDRSGYADEVEELFAQLAAKDVVVRGTYDLSGLRADADVMIWWHSENSDDLQEAYNRFRRTRLGRALEPVWSNMALHRPAEFNKSHIPAFLADEHARDYVSVYPFVRSYDWYLLPDEDRRRMLADHGKMARGFPDVRANTVASFSLGDYEWILAFEADELHRIVDLMRHLRGSEARRHVREEIPFYTGRRKPVAELVAGLA, from the coding sequence ATGGACGACATGACAGACGCTTCCACCCCCGACTCCGCCAAGATCCCCAACGCCGGCAAGAAGGCCAAGGACCTCAACGAGGTCATCCGCTACACCCTCTGGTCGGTCTTCAGGCTGCGCGACGTCCTGCCCGAGGACCGGTCCGGCTACGCCGACGAGGTCGAGGAGCTGTTCGCCCAGCTCGCCGCCAAGGACGTGGTGGTCCGCGGCACCTACGACCTCTCCGGCCTGCGCGCGGACGCGGACGTGATGATCTGGTGGCACTCGGAGAACTCCGACGACCTCCAGGAGGCGTACAACCGCTTCCGCCGCACCCGCCTGGGCCGCGCGCTGGAGCCGGTCTGGTCGAACATGGCGCTGCACCGCCCCGCCGAGTTCAACAAGTCGCACATCCCGGCCTTCCTGGCCGACGAGCACGCCCGCGACTACGTGAGCGTCTACCCGTTCGTGCGCTCCTACGACTGGTACCTCCTCCCCGACGAGGACCGCCGCCGGATGCTCGCCGACCACGGCAAGATGGCCCGCGGCTTCCCCGACGTCCGCGCCAACACCGTCGCCTCCTTCTCGCTCGGCGACTACGAGTGGATCCTCGCCTTCGAGGCCGACGAGCTGCACCGCATCGTCGACCTGATGCGCCACCTGCGCGGCTCCGAGGCGCGGCGGCACGTCCGCGAGGAGATCCCCTTCTACACCGGCCGCCGCAAGCCGGTCGCCGAGCTGGTCGCCGGCCTGGCCTGA
- a CDS encoding ATP-binding cassette domain-containing protein produces the protein MRLDGVGRRYGLRGPWVLREVRLDVPAGGLLRVEGTNGTGKSTLLRLLAGIDRPTTGRITGRPRTAYVPERFPAALPFTAAGYLTHLGRVHGLRTPEAAGRAAEWLARFGASGHARTPLAELSKGTSQKVAVAQALLAEPELLVLDEAWTGLDPAAREVLDRVVGERVAAGGTVVFVDHDPRRLAGAADARYRVADGRLLPQESAEAADPVDGAVPDPGPWTVVEAAGPPGGPPPPGLPGAPHLAPGPDDTLRLTVPAAHSDALLRALLTAHPPWHIRTVAAAEPPDPGTPAPGTPAPGGTPRP, from the coding sequence ATGCGGTTGGACGGGGTCGGGCGGCGCTACGGGCTGCGCGGCCCGTGGGTGCTGCGCGAGGTGCGGCTCGACGTGCCGGCGGGCGGGCTGCTGCGCGTCGAGGGGACCAACGGCACCGGGAAGTCCACCCTGCTGCGGCTGCTCGCCGGCATCGACCGGCCCACCACCGGCCGGATCACCGGCCGTCCGCGCACCGCCTACGTGCCCGAACGGTTCCCGGCCGCCCTGCCGTTCACCGCCGCCGGCTACCTCACCCACCTCGGCCGTGTGCACGGCCTGCGGACCCCGGAGGCCGCCGGCCGGGCCGCCGAGTGGCTGGCCCGCTTCGGCGCCTCCGGTCACGCCCGCACCCCGCTGGCCGAACTCTCCAAGGGGACCAGCCAGAAGGTCGCGGTCGCCCAGGCGCTGCTCGCCGAGCCCGAACTCCTCGTCCTGGACGAGGCGTGGACCGGTCTGGACCCGGCCGCCCGCGAGGTCCTCGACCGCGTGGTCGGCGAGCGGGTCGCCGCCGGCGGCACCGTCGTCTTCGTCGACCACGACCCGCGCCGGCTCGCCGGGGCCGCGGACGCCCGCTACCGCGTCGCCGACGGCCGGCTGCTGCCCCAGGAGTCCGCGGAGGCCGCCGACCCCGTGGACGGGGCCGTGCCCGACCCGGGGCCGTGGACCGTCGTCGAGGCGGCGGGCCCGCCGGGCGGCCCGCCGCCGCCCGGTCTCCCCGGGGCACCGCACCTCGCCCCCGGCCCCGACGACACGCTCCGGCTGACCGTCCCGGCCGCCCACTCCGACGCCCTGCTCCGCGCCCTGCTCACCGCGCACCCGCCCTGGCACATCCGCACGGTCGCCGCCGCCGAGCCGCCCGACCCCGGAACACCGGCCCCCGGCACGCCCGCCCCCGGAGGAACGCCCCGCCCATGA